One Shewanella sp. MR-4 DNA window includes the following coding sequences:
- the hslR gene encoding ribosome-associated heat shock protein Hsp15 — protein MAQSSGDSDSVRLDKWLWAARFYKTRAIAKEMINGGKVHYNGARTKSSKNAEIGAVLKIRQGYDDKEIVIKKLSEIRQSAAIAQELYEETAVSIAKRAVNAEARRLNILNNPAPDHKPDKKQRRALIRFKEC, from the coding sequence ATGGCGCAAAGTTCAGGCGACAGTGACAGCGTTCGACTCGATAAGTGGTTATGGGCCGCACGTTTTTATAAAACCCGTGCCATTGCCAAAGAAATGATCAACGGCGGCAAAGTACATTACAACGGTGCTCGCACCAAATCTAGTAAGAATGCCGAGATAGGTGCCGTCCTTAAGATACGACAGGGATATGACGATAAAGAGATCGTCATAAAAAAATTATCTGAAATACGCCAAAGCGCAGCGATTGCACAGGAATTGTACGAAGAAACGGCCGTGAGTATAGCCAAGCGTGCGGTAAATGCCGAAGCAAGACGATTGAATATTCTCAATAATCCTGCGCCCGACCATAAACCGGATAAAAAGCAACGACGAGCGCTTATCCGTTTTAAAGAATGCTAA
- the gspC gene encoding type II secretion system protein GspC, producing MDLLDKVIAKAAGIPHKPLSQIVFWFGFILSLLLAAQITWKLVPTTSSPTAWSPTAVTTTGKGAGQIDMAGLQQLALFGKADAKSDKPKVEVVETVTDAPKTSLSIQLTGVVASTADQKGLAVIESSGSQETYSLGDKIKGTSASLKEVYADRIIITNAGRYETLMLDGLVYTSQSPANQQLQKAKSEKAEVVSRVDQRKNTEISQELAESRSELLADPSKITDYIAISPVRQGENVVGYRLNPGKDVNLFKQAGFKPNDLAKSINGYDLTVMSQALEMMSQLPELTEVSIMVEREGQLVEIMFSLPQ from the coding sequence ATGGATTTATTAGATAAAGTTATCGCTAAAGCTGCAGGTATTCCGCATAAGCCATTGAGCCAGATTGTTTTCTGGTTTGGTTTTATTCTGAGTTTACTCTTAGCTGCGCAAATTACATGGAAACTCGTGCCTACCACATCCTCTCCTACTGCCTGGTCGCCAACGGCTGTGACAACGACCGGAAAAGGTGCTGGCCAAATTGATATGGCAGGATTGCAACAGCTTGCACTTTTCGGCAAGGCCGATGCCAAATCGGATAAACCTAAGGTGGAAGTGGTTGAGACAGTGACCGATGCGCCTAAGACTTCCCTCTCTATTCAATTAACCGGTGTGGTGGCCTCGACCGCCGATCAAAAAGGTCTCGCCGTTATCGAGTCTAGCGGCAGCCAAGAAACCTACAGCCTAGGCGATAAGATCAAAGGCACTTCTGCTTCGTTAAAAGAAGTCTATGCCGACCGGATTATCATCACCAACGCGGGCCGTTACGAGACACTGATGCTCGATGGTCTGGTTTACACCAGCCAAAGCCCCGCGAATCAGCAATTACAGAAGGCTAAGAGTGAAAAGGCCGAAGTGGTTAGCCGCGTTGATCAACGCAAAAATACTGAAATCTCCCAAGAGCTGGCCGAATCCCGCAGCGAACTCTTAGCCGACCCCAGCAAAATTACCGATTACATCGCGATTTCTCCTGTTAGACAGGGCGAAAACGTCGTGGGCTACCGTTTAAACCCGGGTAAAGATGTGAACCTTTTTAAGCAAGCGGGCTTTAAACCCAATGACCTTGCTAAATCGATTAATGGATACGACCTGACTGTGATGAGTCAGGCGTTAGAAATGATGAGCCAATTACCTGAATTAACTGAAGTTTCCATCATGGTTGAGCGGGAAGGTCAATTGGTTGAAATCATGTTTAGTTTGCCGCAATAA
- the gspD gene encoding type II secretion system secretin GspD yields the protein MNNKRIRRKLIAGVVAGATMLTSQFVWSEQYAANFKGTDIQEFINIVGKNLNKTIIVDPTIRGKINVRSYDLLNDEQYYQFFLNVLQVYGYAIVEMENNVIKVIKDKDAKTAAIRVANDNDPGLGDEMVTRIVALYNTEAKQLAPLLRQLNDNAGGGNVVNYDPSNVLMLSGRAAVVNKLVEIVRRVDKQGDTSVQVVPLEYASAGEMVRIIDTLYRATANQAQLPGQAPKVVADERINAVVVSGDEKSRQRVVELIHRLDAEQASTGNTKVRYLRYAKAEDLVEVLTGFAQKLEGEKDPSAQAGGKRRNEINIMAHTDTNALVISAEPDQMRTIESVINQLDIRRAQVLVEAIIVEVAEGDNVGFGVQWAAKAGGGTQFNNLGPTIGEIGAGIWQAQGEDGTTVCTENGTCTENPDSRGDVTLLAQALGKVNGMAWGVAMGDFGALIQAVSADTNSNVLATPSITTLDNQEASFIVGDEVPILTGSTASSNNSNPFQTVERKEVGVKLKVVPQINEGNAVKLAIEQEVSGVNGNTGVDISFATRRLTTTVMADSGQIVVLGGLINEEVQESVQKVPFLGDIPVLGHLFKSSSSKKTKKNLMIFIKPTIIRDGVTMEGIAGRKYNYFRALQLEQQERGVNLMPNTQVPILEEWNQSEYLPPEVNDILDRYKEGKGLDTQMRETDSTLKSLDENKNKDKTQ from the coding sequence ATGAATAACAAACGGATTCGACGCAAACTGATTGCTGGAGTTGTGGCTGGCGCCACTATGCTGACCTCGCAATTTGTTTGGTCTGAACAATATGCGGCCAACTTTAAAGGCACTGATATCCAAGAGTTTATCAACATTGTTGGTAAAAACCTGAATAAAACCATCATTGTTGACCCGACCATTCGCGGCAAGATCAACGTGCGCAGTTATGATCTGCTCAACGATGAGCAGTATTACCAATTCTTCCTCAACGTGCTGCAAGTGTACGGTTATGCCATCGTCGAGATGGAAAACAACGTCATTAAAGTCATTAAAGACAAAGATGCTAAAACCGCGGCGATTCGTGTTGCTAACGACAACGACCCAGGTTTAGGTGATGAAATGGTCACCCGCATCGTGGCGCTGTACAACACCGAAGCCAAGCAATTAGCACCGTTATTACGTCAGTTAAACGATAACGCCGGTGGCGGTAACGTAGTGAACTACGACCCATCGAACGTACTGATGTTGTCAGGCCGCGCCGCTGTGGTGAACAAGTTAGTTGAAATCGTTCGCCGTGTAGATAAGCAGGGCGATACCTCGGTACAAGTGGTGCCGCTCGAATACGCCTCAGCCGGTGAAATGGTGCGAATTATCGATACTCTTTACCGCGCGACAGCTAACCAAGCGCAGCTCCCAGGACAAGCGCCCAAGGTCGTTGCCGACGAGCGCATTAACGCCGTAGTGGTCAGTGGTGACGAAAAGAGCCGCCAACGCGTGGTTGAGCTTATCCATCGCCTCGATGCCGAGCAGGCCAGCACGGGCAATACTAAGGTACGTTATTTACGTTATGCCAAGGCTGAAGATTTAGTCGAGGTGCTGACCGGATTTGCGCAAAAGCTTGAGGGTGAAAAAGATCCAAGCGCCCAGGCTGGCGGTAAACGTCGTAATGAAATCAATATTATGGCCCACACGGATACTAACGCCTTAGTGATCAGCGCCGAGCCAGATCAAATGCGCACTATCGAGAGTGTGATTAACCAACTCGATATTCGCCGCGCCCAAGTATTAGTCGAAGCCATTATCGTGGAAGTCGCCGAAGGCGATAACGTCGGTTTTGGTGTGCAATGGGCCGCTAAAGCGGGCGGTGGTACTCAGTTCAATAACTTAGGCCCAACCATTGGTGAAATTGGCGCCGGTATTTGGCAGGCACAGGGAGAAGATGGGACAACTGTTTGTACCGAGAATGGCACTTGTACTGAAAACCCAGATTCTAGAGGTGATGTGACTTTACTTGCCCAAGCCTTAGGTAAAGTGAATGGTATGGCTTGGGGCGTGGCCATGGGCGACTTTGGCGCCTTAATACAAGCAGTATCGGCCGATACCAACTCAAACGTACTGGCGACACCTTCGATTACAACTCTAGATAACCAAGAAGCCTCGTTTATCGTCGGTGACGAAGTGCCGATTCTGACCGGTTCTACCGCCAGCTCAAACAACAGTAACCCATTCCAAACCGTTGAACGTAAAGAGGTTGGGGTGAAGTTAAAAGTTGTGCCTCAGATCAACGAAGGCAACGCGGTTAAGCTCGCCATTGAGCAAGAAGTCTCGGGTGTAAACGGTAATACGGGTGTAGATATCTCCTTCGCGACTCGCCGTTTAACCACCACTGTGATGGCTGACTCAGGGCAAATCGTGGTACTCGGTGGTTTGATTAACGAAGAAGTCCAAGAAAGTGTCCAGAAAGTACCATTCCTCGGTGATATTCCGGTACTCGGACACTTATTCAAATCTTCTTCCAGTAAGAAGACCAAAAAGAACCTGATGATCTTCATCAAGCCCACCATTATCCGTGATGGTGTGACTATGGAAGGCATCGCAGGCCGTAAATACAACTATTTCAGAGCATTACAACTTGAGCAGCAAGAGCGCGGCGTGAACCTAATGCCAAATACTCAAGTGCCAATTCTGGAAGAATGGAATCAATCTGAATATTTGCCGCCCGAAGTGAACGACATTTTAGATCGTTACAAAGAAGGCAAAGGGTTAGACACCCAGATGCGTGAAACGGACTCGACCCTCAAGTCGCTGGATGAAAACAAGAACAAAGATAAAACACAATGA
- the gspE gene encoding type II secretion system ATPase GspE, translating to MSEIQVTQVEDLSLVSNELGLEAEGDEVFRSSSKERLPFAFAHRHEVILAFGEDGALSLFYTAKTPLTAMLEARRYSGVDLPLVLLEPGKFEAKLTQAYQANSSEAQQLMEDIGNEMDLFTLAEELPQTEDLLEGDDDAPIIKLINALLSEAIKEEASDIHIETYEKQLVVRFRIDGVLKEVLKPNRKLSSLLVSRIKVMARLDIAEKRVPQDGRISLRIAGRAVDVRVSTMPSSHGERVVLRLLDKNAGNLDLKQLGMTDSIRAKFDELIRRPHGIILVTGPTGSGKSTTLYAGLTEINSKDTNILTVEDPIEYELEGIGQTQVNTKADMTFARGLRAILRQDPDVVMIGEIRDLETAQIAVQASLTGHLVISTLHTNTASGAITRLQDMGVEPFLVSSSLLGVLAQRLIRTLCPKCKTEHVPDARERELLGMAADDHRHIYRANGCKACGSSGYRGRTGIHELLLVDDNVRELIHGGRGELAIEKYIRQSVPSIRHDGMSKVLSGITTLEEVLRVTREE from the coding sequence ATGAGTGAAATACAAGTAACCCAAGTCGAGGATTTAAGCCTAGTTTCTAACGAACTAGGGCTTGAAGCCGAAGGTGATGAGGTATTTCGCTCCAGCAGCAAAGAGCGTTTACCCTTTGCCTTTGCCCACCGCCATGAGGTGATTTTAGCCTTTGGCGAGGATGGTGCCTTGAGCCTGTTTTATACCGCCAAAACCCCGTTAACGGCCATGCTCGAAGCGCGCCGTTACTCGGGTGTGGATTTGCCGCTGGTATTGCTCGAACCGGGCAAGTTTGAGGCGAAATTAACTCAGGCCTATCAAGCCAACTCCTCCGAAGCGCAGCAGCTGATGGAAGATATTGGCAACGAGATGGATTTATTCACCCTCGCCGAAGAGCTGCCGCAGACCGAAGATCTGCTCGAAGGCGATGATGATGCGCCTATTATCAAGCTGATTAACGCCTTGTTATCTGAAGCGATTAAAGAAGAAGCCTCGGATATCCATATCGAAACCTACGAGAAGCAGTTGGTCGTGCGTTTCCGTATCGACGGTGTGCTGAAGGAAGTGCTTAAGCCGAATCGTAAGTTGTCATCCTTGTTGGTGTCGCGGATCAAGGTGATGGCGCGTCTCGATATCGCCGAGAAACGTGTGCCACAAGACGGCCGTATTTCGCTGCGGATTGCGGGTCGTGCGGTGGATGTGCGGGTATCGACCATGCCATCGAGCCATGGCGAGCGTGTGGTGCTGCGTCTGTTAGATAAAAACGCCGGTAATCTGGATTTAAAACAATTGGGTATGACCGACAGTATCCGTGCCAAGTTCGACGAGCTTATTCGTCGTCCCCACGGCATTATTCTGGTCACAGGCCCTACGGGTTCCGGTAAGAGTACTACGCTGTACGCCGGGCTTACCGAAATTAACTCCAAAGATACCAACATCTTAACCGTTGAAGATCCGATCGAATACGAGTTAGAAGGCATAGGTCAAACCCAAGTGAACACTAAGGCTGACATGACCTTCGCCCGTGGTCTGCGTGCGATTCTGCGTCAGGACCCGGATGTGGTGATGATCGGCGAAATCCGTGACCTAGAAACCGCCCAAATTGCGGTGCAGGCATCCTTGACCGGTCACTTAGTGATTTCAACCCTGCATACCAACACGGCTTCTGGTGCAATTACCCGTTTGCAAGACATGGGCGTAGAGCCATTCCTAGTCTCATCGAGTTTGCTTGGGGTATTAGCCCAGCGTTTAATTCGTACTCTCTGTCCAAAATGTAAGACAGAGCATGTGCCCGATGCCCGTGAGCGTGAGCTGCTGGGAATGGCGGCAGACGATCATCGTCATATTTATCGCGCCAATGGCTGTAAGGCCTGTGGTAGCAGTGGCTACCGTGGTCGTACGGGTATCCATGAGCTATTGCTGGTCGATGATAATGTGCGCGAGCTGATCCACGGTGGACGTGGCGAACTGGCGATTGAGAAATATATCCGCCAGTCGGTGCCAAGCATTCGCCACGATGGCATGAGCAAGGTGCTCTCAGGTATCACCACTCTGGAAGAAGTCCTGAGGGTGACCCGCGAGGAGTAA
- the gspF gene encoding type II secretion system inner membrane protein GspF, translating into MPAFEYKALDAKGKQLKGVIEADTARHARSQLRDQRMMPLEILPVTEKEAKAKGTGFSPFKRGISVAELALITRQIATLVAAGLPIEECLKAVGQQCEKARLASMIMAVRSRVVEGYSLADSLAEFPHIFDDLYRAMVASGEKSGHLEVVLNRLADYTERRQQLKSKLQQAMIYPIMLTIVAIGVVSVLLAAVVPKVVGQFEHMGAELPATTRFLIAASDFVQSYGLLVVLIIGILLVVFQRLLKSPIFKMKYHTFLLKMPVVGRVSKGLNTARFARTLSILSASSVPLLDGMRIASEVLQNVRVRAAVDDATARVREGTSLSTALTNTKLFPAMMLYMIASGEKSGQLEDMLERAADNQDREFESNVTLALGVFEPALVVSMAGVVLFIVMAILQPILALNNLISG; encoded by the coding sequence ATGCCAGCATTTGAATATAAGGCGCTGGACGCCAAGGGAAAACAGCTAAAAGGGGTGATTGAGGCGGATACCGCCAGACATGCTCGTAGTCAGCTGCGTGACCAACGCATGATGCCGCTGGAGATTTTGCCGGTCACCGAAAAGGAAGCCAAGGCAAAAGGCACCGGATTCTCGCCCTTTAAACGCGGGATTTCGGTGGCGGAATTAGCGTTGATCACCCGTCAAATCGCCACACTGGTCGCGGCGGGCTTACCGATTGAGGAATGTCTCAAGGCGGTGGGTCAGCAATGTGAGAAGGCGCGCCTAGCCAGTATGATCATGGCGGTGCGCTCCCGCGTGGTGGAAGGCTATAGTCTGGCCGACTCTCTTGCCGAGTTTCCGCATATTTTCGATGACTTATACCGAGCTATGGTGGCCTCGGGTGAAAAATCCGGTCACTTGGAAGTGGTGCTTAACCGCTTAGCCGATTACACCGAGCGCCGCCAGCAGCTGAAGTCCAAACTGCAACAGGCGATGATTTACCCCATTATGCTGACCATTGTTGCCATTGGTGTAGTGTCAGTGTTGCTGGCGGCTGTGGTACCAAAGGTGGTGGGGCAATTTGAACATATGGGCGCCGAGTTACCCGCAACGACCCGTTTCTTAATTGCCGCCTCTGACTTTGTGCAAAGCTATGGCCTACTCGTGGTATTGATTATTGGTATTTTGCTGGTGGTGTTTCAGCGTTTACTTAAGTCACCGATTTTCAAGATGAAATACCATACGTTTTTGCTGAAAATGCCAGTGGTTGGCCGTGTGAGTAAAGGGCTTAATACCGCGCGATTTGCGCGAACTCTGAGTATTTTATCTGCCAGTTCGGTGCCTTTGTTAGATGGGATGCGCATTGCCAGCGAAGTATTGCAAAATGTGCGGGTGCGGGCGGCGGTAGATGATGCTACGGCGCGCGTACGGGAAGGAACTAGCCTAAGCACTGCGTTGACTAACACTAAGCTGTTCCCGGCGATGATGTTATATATGATCGCCTCGGGGGAGAAGAGTGGTCAGCTCGAAGACATGCTTGAGCGCGCAGCTGATAACCAGGATAGGGAATTCGAGAGTAATGTTACACTTGCCCTCGGGGTTTTCGAGCCGGCATTGGTGGTGAGCATGGCGGGGGTTGTACTCTTTATCGTGATGGCCATTCTGCAACCTATCTTGGCACTGAACAATTTGATTAGTGGCTAG
- the gspG gene encoding type II secretion system major pseudopilin GspG codes for MQMNKKHKGFTLLEVMVVIVILGILASMVVPNLMGNKDKADQQKAVSDIVALENALDMYKLDNGIYPTTEQGLEALVQKPTISPEPRNYRDEGYVKRLPQDPWRNNYLLLSPGENSKLDIFSAGPDGQPGTEDDIGNWNLQNFQ; via the coding sequence ATGCAAATGAACAAAAAGCACAAGGGTTTTACCCTACTCGAAGTGATGGTGGTAATTGTTATCCTCGGTATTTTGGCGTCTATGGTGGTGCCAAATCTGATGGGCAACAAAGATAAAGCCGACCAACAAAAAGCGGTATCTGACATAGTGGCGCTTGAAAATGCCTTAGATATGTACAAGTTAGATAACGGCATCTATCCAACCACTGAACAAGGTTTAGAAGCCTTAGTTCAAAAGCCGACAATTTCACCCGAGCCACGTAACTACCGCGACGAAGGTTACGTAAAGCGTTTACCACAGGACCCATGGCGCAATAACTACTTACTGTTGAGCCCAGGCGAAAACAGCAAGTTAGATATCTTTAGTGCAGGCCCAGATGGTCAACCAGGTACCGAAGACGATATCGGTAACTGGAACTTACAGAACTTCCAATAA
- the gspH gene encoding type II secretion system minor pseudopilin GspH, which produces MLKLRHAGFTLMEVMLVILLMGLTAAAVTMSIGNSGPQQALEKTAQQFIAATELVLDETVLSGQFIGIVVEKTSYQFVYYKDGKWNPLEKDRILSEKQMEPGVVINLVLDGLPLVQEDEQDESWFDEPLIEPSAEDKKKHPEPQILLFPSGEMSAFELSFMTKSDKGPLDVLVVGDALGRLTLGRPDEIR; this is translated from the coding sequence ATGTTAAAGCTGCGCCACGCCGGCTTCACCTTAATGGAGGTGATGCTGGTGATTTTGTTAATGGGACTCACCGCGGCGGCGGTGACCATGTCTATTGGCAATTCTGGCCCACAACAGGCGCTTGAGAAAACCGCGCAGCAATTTATCGCCGCCACTGAGTTAGTGCTGGATGAAACCGTATTGAGCGGCCAATTTATCGGTATCGTGGTGGAAAAAACCAGCTATCAGTTTGTTTATTATAAAGATGGTAAATGGAATCCATTGGAGAAGGACAGGATCCTGTCTGAAAAACAAATGGAACCCGGAGTGGTGATAAATTTAGTGCTCGACGGCTTGCCACTCGTACAAGAGGATGAGCAGGATGAATCCTGGTTCGACGAGCCTTTAATCGAGCCTTCTGCGGAAGATAAGAAAAAGCACCCAGAGCCGCAGATTTTGCTGTTTCCGAGTGGTGAAATGAGCGCCTTTGAGCTGAGCTTTATGACCAAGTCAGACAAGGGGCCACTCGATGTGTTAGTGGTGGGCGATGCCCTTGGCCGTTTAACCCTAGGGCGACCCGATGAAATACGCTAA
- the gspI gene encoding type II secretion system minor pseudopilin GspI, whose product MKYAKGMTLLEVIVALAVFAIAAVSITKSLGEQMANMPILESRTLAQWVADNQMVDARLDPQFPEIGKKEGQVELAGKDWYWRKEVVKTTDDNFRMIRISVSEDERYQRIAAQVSSYVLKTN is encoded by the coding sequence ATGAAATACGCTAAGGGTATGACCCTACTCGAAGTGATAGTGGCCTTGGCGGTATTTGCCATCGCCGCCGTTTCTATCACCAAAAGCTTGGGTGAGCAGATGGCGAATATGCCGATTCTGGAGTCTCGCACCCTTGCCCAATGGGTGGCAGACAACCAGATGGTCGATGCCAGGCTCGATCCGCAATTTCCGGAAATCGGTAAAAAAGAAGGGCAGGTAGAACTCGCGGGCAAGGATTGGTACTGGCGTAAAGAAGTGGTGAAAACCACGGACGATAACTTTCGCATGATCCGTATTAGTGTCAGCGAAGATGAACGTTATCAGCGTATTGCAGCACAAGTGAGCAGTTATGTCCTTAAAACAAACTAA
- the gspJ gene encoding type II secretion system minor pseudopilin GspJ: protein MSLKQTNAQKGFTLLEMLIAIAIFAMLGLAANAVLSTVLTNDEVTKNFSVRLKALQQGFGAIERDLGQMVARTPRLLEGGRGTTVFQTGNDILDSESEALVFYRLGWLNPDGLLPRGSIQSVAYVVREGRLERWYFPYPEPEFGAEPMKTVIIDKVLSVEYSFFMEDKWERKIEASKLPKAIAMEIELEGLGKIQRKFMLPLGAAAPEKSNEEDNKNDNADDNKENNGDQENNGDGTGNGDPDKGDPGNEDGA, encoded by the coding sequence ATGTCCTTAAAACAAACTAATGCTCAAAAGGGTTTTACCCTGCTGGAAATGCTGATCGCGATTGCGATTTTTGCCATGTTAGGTTTAGCCGCCAATGCGGTACTCAGCACAGTGCTGACCAATGACGAAGTGACAAAAAACTTCTCGGTGCGTTTAAAGGCACTGCAACAGGGCTTTGGCGCCATTGAGCGCGACTTGGGGCAGATGGTTGCACGCACACCCAGATTACTCGAAGGCGGCCGAGGCACCACAGTCTTCCAAACGGGTAACGATATTTTAGATTCGGAATCAGAGGCTTTAGTTTTTTACCGTTTAGGCTGGCTCAACCCAGACGGTTTATTGCCCCGTGGCAGCATACAGTCAGTCGCCTATGTTGTGCGTGAAGGAAGATTAGAGCGTTGGTACTTTCCGTACCCTGAACCCGAATTTGGCGCAGAGCCAATGAAGACTGTGATTATCGATAAGGTGCTCTCGGTCGAGTATTCCTTCTTTATGGAGGACAAATGGGAGCGCAAGATTGAGGCATCTAAGTTACCCAAAGCCATCGCAATGGAAATTGAGCTCGAAGGTTTAGGTAAAATCCAACGTAAGTTTATGTTGCCCTTGGGTGCGGCGGCGCCAGAGAAGTCCAATGAAGAGGACAACAAGAACGACAACGCCGATGATAATAAAGAAAATAACGGCGACCAAGAGAATAACGGTGATGGCACAGGTAATGGTGATCCCGATAAGGGCGACCCAGGCAATGAGGATGGCGCATGA
- the gspK gene encoding type II secretion system minor pseudopilin GspK: MIKRSPTKQRGVALIVVLLIVAMVVIIATNITSRNQLSMRRTLNLAQYDQAYWYAISAEELAKKILKQDLDDSEGRVHKQQYWAMSDVVFPAEYGEIAGKITDMRSCFNLNALSVTTKDVENGQPKLPLAAKQYKALLVSLGMDDFTADHLTQTLKDYIDEDTVASPYGAEDAEYEARNVPYRAANTLMNHRSELRAVIGYTQDIYLKLLPYICVIPGNDRQLLNVNTIEVEQAALLAAMLDNQISVGEAESIINQRPGDGFAKIDDFYESSSMGSIKWEDAMKSSFVVDSQYFLLASGAKVDNAIFRMESVLKKSSGNKMDVLTRQFGGQK; encoded by the coding sequence ATGATAAAGCGAAGTCCGACTAAACAACGTGGCGTCGCGCTGATTGTGGTGTTGCTGATCGTGGCCATGGTGGTGATTATCGCCACCAATATTACCAGCCGTAATCAGTTGTCGATGCGCCGCACCTTAAACTTAGCCCAGTACGATCAGGCCTATTGGTACGCGATTTCCGCCGAAGAGCTGGCTAAGAAAATCCTTAAGCAGGACTTAGACGATTCGGAAGGCCGGGTACACAAGCAACAATATTGGGCCATGAGCGACGTGGTATTTCCGGCGGAATATGGTGAGATTGCAGGCAAGATCACCGATATGCGTTCGTGTTTTAACTTAAATGCTTTGTCCGTCACCACAAAAGATGTGGAAAACGGTCAACCTAAATTGCCGTTAGCGGCAAAGCAATACAAAGCGTTATTAGTGAGTTTAGGGATGGATGATTTTACCGCGGATCATCTGACCCAAACCTTAAAGGATTATATCGACGAGGACACGGTCGCTAGCCCATATGGCGCCGAAGATGCCGAGTACGAGGCGCGAAATGTGCCTTATCGCGCCGCAAATACCCTGATGAATCACAGGAGTGAGTTGCGGGCGGTGATAGGTTACACCCAAGATATTTATCTGAAATTATTGCCTTATATTTGCGTCATTCCAGGGAATGACAGGCAACTGTTAAACGTGAACACCATAGAGGTTGAGCAAGCGGCGCTGCTGGCGGCCATGCTGGATAATCAGATTTCGGTTGGCGAGGCCGAAAGCATTATCAACCAACGTCCCGGTGATGGTTTTGCCAAGATCGATGATTTTTATGAATCCTCCTCAATGGGGTCGATTAAGTGGGAAGATGCGATGAAGTCCAGTTTTGTGGTGGACAGTCAGTACTTCCTCCTCGCCTCGGGCGCTAAGGTCGACAACGCCATTTTTAGAATGGAGAGCGTGCTCAAAAAGAGCAGCGGTAACAAAATGGATGTGCTCACCCGTCAGTTTGGTGGACAAAAATAA
- the gspL gene encoding type II secretion system protein GspL — MSERLFIRLGRTAEQACSWLVWSEQEQEIIASGELANAQGLSTLTERAGNRPIDVLVPASAMTLTSVNLPEKGQRQALKALPFMLEETIADDVDAMHFTVGPRNGDALSVVAVAHEQMQTWLSCLAEAGLKVKRIVPDCLALPLQECQWAAMRFGNELLLRTGLGTGHSLPLPWLPVAMKQLTAQADEVSVASYTEMELDGVELKPQPLDLPMLVLARGILHAPINLLTGVYTPKREYSKHLLQWKNAAIVLGVAIVLSLVNKGLTIHQVNGQIADLKAQSEAIYQQVVPGNSRIVNLRSQMESQLRALQGQGSGAEFFAMLDGLQDAFKQVPELKPNTLRFESARNEIRMQVTAKNYAQIEKFKEIVGRRFQMDGGTMNSGEDQVTSTLTLRSK, encoded by the coding sequence GTGAGTGAACGGCTATTTATTCGCTTAGGCAGAACCGCAGAGCAGGCATGCTCTTGGCTGGTTTGGTCCGAACAAGAACAAGAAATTATCGCCTCTGGTGAACTTGCCAACGCCCAAGGTTTATCAACCTTAACCGAGCGCGCGGGAAATCGGCCTATCGATGTATTGGTGCCAGCCTCCGCCATGACGCTCACCAGCGTGAATCTGCCCGAAAAGGGCCAACGCCAGGCCTTAAAAGCCCTGCCTTTTATGCTGGAAGAAACCATCGCCGATGATGTGGATGCGATGCACTTTACCGTTGGCCCACGCAATGGCGATGCCCTCAGCGTGGTAGCCGTTGCCCATGAGCAAATGCAAACTTGGCTTAGCTGCTTGGCTGAAGCGGGTTTAAAAGTGAAGCGTATCGTGCCCGATTGCCTCGCCTTGCCATTGCAGGAATGCCAATGGGCGGCAATGCGTTTCGGTAACGAGTTATTACTGCGTACAGGATTAGGAACCGGCCATAGCCTGCCTTTACCTTGGCTGCCAGTTGCGATGAAGCAACTGACGGCACAGGCCGACGAAGTGTCGGTCGCCAGTTACACTGAGATGGAGCTGGACGGCGTTGAGCTTAAGCCACAGCCGCTCGATTTACCTATGTTAGTACTGGCGCGTGGCATCTTACATGCGCCCATCAACTTACTCACGGGTGTGTATACGCCGAAGCGCGAATACAGTAAGCATCTGTTGCAATGGAAAAATGCCGCAATCGTGTTAGGTGTTGCCATTGTCTTGTCCCTAGTGAATAAGGGCTTAACTATTCATCAAGTGAATGGCCAGATTGCCGATCTGAAGGCGCAGAGTGAAGCCATTTATCAACAAGTGGTGCCGGGGAATTCACGCATTGTGAATCTACGTTCGCAGATGGAAAGCCAACTGCGCGCACTCCAAGGCCAAGGCAGTGGTGCTGAGTTTTTTGCGATGCTCGATGGTTTACAGGACGCCTTTAAACAAGTGCCCGAGCTGAAACCAAACACCCTAAGATTTGAGAGCGCCCGTAATGAAATCCGTATGCAAGTCACGGCCAAGAATTACGCGCAAATTGAGAAGTTTAAAGAGATTGTCGGCCGTCGCTTCCAAATGGATGGCGGTACGATGAACAGCGGTGAAGATCAGGTCACCAGTACCTTAACCTTGAGGAGCAAATAA